TAGCAATATGCATTGATATTTACATTTTTGACAGAAGAGAGATTGCTGAAGCTCCCATAAAGTTTCTCGTGAAGAATACCTGAAAAATCAAAGGTACAAAGACTTGGGGCAGATAACTGAAATTTTTGCTTGTTAGGCCAATCTTTTATTGTTAAATTGGCAAGTGTGGCACTCGATATGAAGAGACATTGCTTACCACTACATATACAATGGGCAATGTTCAAACTATTCAATCTGTTTAATGTCGAAAATGGATTGATGCGACTGTCATCCTTATCACAAAAGATAAATCCTTGAAGAGACAAGTTGGCCAATGCCGGCAAATTCAGAGAATTAAGAAATAATGATCCCTTACAATAAGGATTAAGAGAAAGGTCCAGAGACGTTAAAGTGTGACATGAAAAATAGGAAGGTGGAAATCTTAGGTCATCATAATTCGTATTGATTTTTAATCGTTGGCCATTGTgtgaaaaaacatatttcaaaatCCTTTCGAGTAGTTGAGTCTCAATCCTACCATCACCGTAAAAATCAAAGGTGTAGAGTGACGTTGAAGCATCACGGTGGCACAAAATATTATACACAAATTCGGTGAAAGCCCTGCGAGTTGTAAACTGTGTAGAAGTTAATTTAAGTGTAGGGAGAGTCTTCCAAAGATTTTTCCATCTTTTTGAGAGTATACAATATTGAACAGCTTGTTTCGCATCGGAAAAGGAGAGTATGTGATGTAAAACATCATCAGGCAAATCACCAAGTCTGTCTTCATTCTTCTCTCTGTTATGTTTATGCATGATTTTAAATTGCCGTCGGGGACAACATAAGTAGATGCAGAAAAGCAACATAGAGTCAGAAGTTTGTTTGCAATGAGAAAATTAAACAATTGGGAAATCAGTTGTGGGAAGAGACTCTTGCTTTTCTTGGAAACTATATTATGTTTCGCAAACTTAAACctaattacttatttatttattttttcttctttttttgcaGTCCACATCATGTCAATCAACCCTAATATATACGTATCATTAATGATTAAAAGagattgagtttttttttactatatatttataaataatatattgcattcatgtgttttttaaaattattatatattatttggcttaactacacatttagccccttattttaggttttaatttggttcgtACGTTTAAAACgtagtatcaatttggtctcttacgtttccACCGTTTGCATCACACGTCTTATGTTATTGATGTCAACATAAATTCAAtccttttcgttaaattttggaGTTAATTTCTTATAacttttcgttaaattttgagttaattttttccaAAACTTTCACATAGTACCCTCCTATAaatttcgttaaattttgagttaatttcttttGAGTAGGTGAGGCTCCATGCCACCAATGCGGTGAAAATCAAAGGTGTGCACATTGAAGCATCACGTAGAGACAAAATATTAGAGACAAATATGTCAATATTGATATTGCCATGGTTTGGCAGGTACAAAGCAATGTCTGAATTACTGCTGCTGCCATGCCTCTCAGGTTCAACAAAATTAGACAGAAGGTTTTGCTTCCTTTATATACTCTACTTGATGCGGACTGGATCAGCATCAGGTGTGATATTTTGATTAAGCACCAACTCATGCCGCAGAACTACAGAAGTCATTTCATTTCTCTTTCAGGGTCAAATTTGTTTTCATTCTCCAGTTATACAACAACCAAACACCTGTTTGACCAACTCGAAAAAATTCTGTATTCGATGAGTACAAGTGTACAACCCAGTGCAGTCCAAATATCTGTGATCGAACTATCTATGGTCGCAGAAAGTATTGTCAAGATTTGTAGTTCTTATCGCAGGTGGAAACAAAGATGTAATTGTCAAAACTTGAAACATTACCAAGAAATTATGAACTTGCAAAAGAGTTAAGTAACTATTCTGAACTTGttgaattcataaaaaaatatgattagtGATAGCAATGTATCTGGTTCCATTCATATTTGAATATTAAATCAATAGACTATTTAAGTATTCTACTTGCTGCTAAGTGCTCAAATTTCAATCTGTCCACTACTGCTATAAAATTTTATCAACACAAGAAATGCCATAACACTTTGATATGAACAAATCTGAAAGATGTAAAAACCTGTTAATAAATCCTCATATGTATTTTTTTGAAAGACACTAAAAAGAGtagtaaaaaaaactcatttttttgtGTAAGTCGCTTCATCCATGCATTACTTAATCTAAATCTACACTTATCAAGTAAACTATATTTTGTAGCATTGTATTTACTGCAAAATGCTCCAATCTTGATGAGTTTTCAACTGCtttgcaatttttttactaaCCAAAGTGACAACAGAGACAATGTTATTAGATTGATGCAGCAAAGAAAATACGGAGAAGCATAAAAAAGCAGAGCCAAGATAACAAATAAAACACATATTGGCGACAACACAAGAGTTAAGACAACTAAACCGATAGATTGATATAAATATCCTAAAAGTAGCAGTCAAGAAACAAATTAGGAACCATAGTAAAGTCAAATACAACATGCTATCTAGTAGAAAGGTTTCTCTTGGCATGTGTTTTCTTGTTATAGTGCACCCATTCTTTGAAGACTCACTCTTGATTCCAATCTCTTGGCAAAACTTCTGCATTAGACACAATAACTTCTGTTGTAGACAATATCATCTACATTCTAACAAACATCTAAATGGGGATGaaggaaacaaaaacaaagaaaatggcAAAATCTTTAAAACAGAAAATTTGTGTTTAATGCACATTTACCTAACTAAGGTAATGTGTCAACTTTTGCTGATGGTGCATTTTGAATCAAAAAGTTCACTATTTCCTCTGGTATGGATGCAGAAGAAGGGTCCTTTACTACTTTTAGTGACTTCAAGCAATACAATGAAGGGAATTCAACCTTTAATAAATCAGGAACTAAGGAGAGTACCTAATCAATTAAGGAAAACTCTTAAATCAGAAAATATAGAAGAAAAGTTGGtgtagtaaaaaattgaaaactgatAGTAAAGCTTCTAAAGTTTTCTCAAACACAAACATTCCCTAATGTACCTTCAAAGTATTCAGAGAAATTGTCAATGATTCTGCATTAGGAAGCTCAATTAGCCAATTCAGTAGAACTAAAGAAGTATTCTTAGGTATGTAATTACAACAATATGCAACAATGATCTCTACATGTTTGACAGAAGAGAGATTGCTCAAATTCCCACAAAGTTTCTGATAAGGAGTACCACAATAAACAAAGGTACAAAGACTTGGAGTAGATAACTCAAAAAACTTCATCCTCCCATCATAACTGTCATCGTTTATTTTCAAATCGGCAAGTGTGGCATTCGATATACAGAGAGTTTGATTACCACGAACCATACAATGGTAAATGTTCAAACTATTCAATCTGTTTAATGTCGAAAATGGATCGACATGGCCATCATCGTTAACATAAAAGATAAAGTATTGTAGACACAAGTTGGTCAGTGCTGGCAAATTCAGAGAATTAGGAAATACTGTTCGCACACCATACAAGTTAAAACAAAGATTAAGAGATGTTAAAGTGTGACATGAAACGAAGGAAGGTAGAAATATTAGGTCACGACAACTCGTATTGATTTGTAATTGCTGGACATTGTGTGAAAAAGCATATTTCAAAATCCTTTTGAGTAGTTGAGGCGCAATGAAACCTGCACGGTGAAAATCAAAGGTATACAGTGACGTTGAAGCATCGCGGTGGGACAATATATGAGACACAAATTTGGTGAAAGCCCTGCGAGTTGTAAACTGTCTAGAAGTTAATTTAAGTGTCGGAAGAGTCTTCCAAAGATTTTTCCATCTTTTTGAGAGTATACAAGATTGAACAGCTTGTTTGGCATCGGAAAAGGAGAGTATGTGATGTAAAACACCATCGGGCAAATCACTGAGTCTGTCTTCATTCTTCTCTCTGTTATGTCCGTGCGTTCCTCTCTTCATTAGTAGAGCTTGTAGTCTTGCTTTTCTTGAAACTATCGAGGCATTACAACTCATACTTAAATTACCTAACCtaattttttccctttttcttcttcctgCGGAAAGTttgttcagtttttttttacgatagaAAAATTTGTTGTTTCCTTGTTATATTCAGATTTAAACTGAATTTGTTACCTATAATAACGATTCATTGAAGATTTAAATAAGATGAGTACTAGGtgcaaaaaaataggaatttattggTAAATTAAAATGAGGGTATATTAGGAAGATATGGTGCAAAaatccactttcttaatttggtgttatCATTCTAACTTGACACTTTTAAGAAAAAGGAGAGAGTAACAATAATTGAcaaatatttatcaaaaaatttttttgacaaatcgtATTTTAAAGCACAAATTGGACAGTTCATTAGAAATGCTAAATATGATAGAACTGAACATTTTTAAGAAAACAGAGGgagtagcttatagcttatttttcatgttattttatacttattttttcatgtcattttaattttccTATAGTGCACTAATTTTAACAAACACTTtaatcagctagcttattcgctataaggcagcttataagctagcttatcatcTATCCGCTATTTATACCATAGTGCCACAATTTGTTGGTGAACTTGTCTTTGAATTCCAACAAACTTATTTGAAAACTTCCAGATAGATAAGAAGTCGCATTGGCCTAAAAAATATTCACAATTTCATAATGAATTTTGTTGAAGTTCTTAATTCAGGTGGAAAGAGTTAAGTAACTATTCTGACCTTGTTGAATAATTCATTAGAATTTATGATTAGTGATAACATtagaatattaaataaataacacTATTGCAGTATTCTCCTTGCTGCCAAGTTCTCAAATTTCAATCTGTCCTCAAGTAAACCGTTGTGAATTATGATTGAATtacaccaataatcttgatgtgtggagcaaatcgaataagcaatcaaaacgtggaaatagcaataataatcacgaacaaaagataagtaataaaactgtaaagaacacgaagcaattgtttacccagttcagtcaaaaccgacctactctgggggagagagccactctccgtttcactatcaatgaaaagcttgattacaacgaaattcaatacaaaagagtcgcaagaattagacttcaaccctaattctaccatTTTCTCAAATATCTTCCCAtaaccaagagatttcaatgataagtgattacaagatgaaagaatcaacacccaaaacctagagatgaacaaagagtaaccctcttaaccctagccaccattttggtgaaagaaaccctcaaaacttgttgtcaaaaaacagaaaacgtgaccctttaaataccctgcagcAATTTTCGCCCGAGACACCACTTTTTCtgcctggggcgaaaatttTTGCCTGAGGCACCAgttttttcgcctggggcgacaAAAAAACAGAGAGCCcccttttcctgcttcaaatttcgccCGGGGCACGGGTTTTTTTCGCCCGGGGCAAAAAAACAGCATATTAGTGTTTTtttccacgttttcaaggcaattcccaacataaacaatattttgcataaaggttttgatgagtTTTCTACTGCTTTGCAATTTTCCTAACCAAAGAAGCGacaaaaacaatattattaaaTTGATGAAGAAACGTAAATATGCAGAAGCATAAAAACGCGAAAGGTAAGATAACAAATAATAGCAGAAAGGTTTCTCTTGTTATAGTGCATCCATTTTGAGCAAAACTAAACATATATAATTCCTATTTCTTGTGTGAACATGGTTATGGTTTCAACTGAAAAAGTAACACCGTTACCATTAAGAATATGAACTTTTATTAATGAACTTCCCCACAAATTCAGATTATTACAAGCCATatatcaaggttttaaattgcggttgagGTGGCTGATGCAGTAACGGTTGCAGTTGTTGCGAATGCGTTTATTGCGGCGCGCAATGCGGCTATTGcagcgtgaaatcattttgaaatttcacaagctatatataATGAAACTACTATGTAATTACACTATTAATTTATCCACCATTGCATAGTCatagtttattccataaacactAATTTGAATGTTCTTAAATACACGGTTGAAAGATCATTAAAAGtgagatttttcattagatttgacacaaattaggatttgaagttcataaattttatttttgggtaagaaaatttaaacaaacatcgcTGAAAACATCTGATGCGACTTCTGATGAGATTGTGATGCGGTTGTGATGCGTTCATACACGTGAATTAAAATCACATCGCAATTACGGTGTGATGCGGTTGCGGAGGCTACCGCATTAGCAATAATGCGGCtgcaattgcggatgcggaccgcaatttaaaaccttgccaTATATGTAATTGTACTCAATCAAGTTTATACTTATAATGTCAGCAAGAAATTAGGAATTCAATTAATCCTTAATGTTACAATATGTTGCACACAAATGGAAAACCAAGACAAGTGccaataaaaatgagaataagaacaaaaaaataagtGACTATTCCCAACTTCAAATTTTAACAAACACGTATAAGGAAGATAAATCTAATAAGTTAGACAATATAATCTACATTCTAACAAAGAAAAAGGCAATATCTAAAACAGAAAATTTGGGTTTAATGCACATTTACCTGACTAAGGTAATGTGTCAACTTTTGCAGATGGTGAATTTTGAAGCAAAAAGTTCACTATTTCCTTTGGTATGGATGCAGAAGAACAGTACTTTACTTTCAGTGACTTCAATCTATACAATGAAGCGAATTCAACCTTCAATAAATCAGGAACTAAGGAGAGTACCTATTCAATTAAGGAAAACTCTTAAATCAGAAAATATAGAAGAAAAGTTggtgtaataaaaaattgaaaactgatAGTGAAGCTTCTAAAGTTTTCTGAAACACAAAAGAAGTACCTTCAAAGTATTCAGAGAAACTGTCAACGATT
This portion of the Trifolium pratense cultivar HEN17-A07 linkage group LG3, ARS_RC_1.1, whole genome shotgun sequence genome encodes:
- the LOC123915348 gene encoding F-box/FBD/LRR-repeat protein At1g16930-like, with product MKRGTHGHNREKNEDRLSDLPDGVLHHILSFSDAKQAVQSCILSKRWKNLWKTLPTLKLTSRQFTTRRAFTKFVSHILSHRDASTSLYTFDFHRAGFIAPQLLKRILKYAFSHNVQQLQINTSCRDLIFLPSFVSCHTLTSLNLCFNLYGVRTVFPNSLNLPALTNLCLQYFIFYVNDDGHVDPFSTLNRLNSLNIYHCMVRGNQTLCISNATLADLKINDDSYDGRMKFFELSTPSLCTFVYCGTPYQKLCGNLSNLSSVKHVEIIVAYCCNYIPKNTSLVLLNWLIELPNAESLTISLNTLKVLSLVPDLLKVEFPSLYCLKSLKVVKDPSSASIPEEIVNFLIQNAPSAKVDTLP